Proteins encoded together in one Balaenoptera musculus isolate JJ_BM4_2016_0621 chromosome 6, mBalMus1.pri.v3, whole genome shotgun sequence window:
- the CDKN2B gene encoding cyclin-dependent kinase 4 inhibitor B isoform X2, whose product MLSGGGGDVGLSNAAARGQVEAVRQLLEAGADPNRLNRFGRRPIQVMMMGSARVAELLLLHGADPNCADPATLTRPVHDAAREGFLDTLAALHRAGARLDVRDAWGRLPVDLAEERGHRDVARYLRAAEGD is encoded by the exons ATGCTCAGTGGTGGCGGCGGTGATGTGGGCCTTTCCAACGCCGCGGCGCGGGGGCAAGTGGAGGCCGTGCGGCAGCTCCTGGAAGCCGGTGCGGATCCCAACAGACTCAACCGCTTCGGGAGGCGCCCGATCCAG GTCATGATGATGGGCAGCGCCCGCGTGGCCGAGCTGCTGCTGCTCCACGGTGCGGACCCCAACTGCGCGGACCCCGCCACCCTCACCCGACCCGTGCACGACGCGGCCCGGGAGGGCTTCCTGGACACGCTGGCGGCGCTGCACCGAGCCGGGGCGCGGCTGGACGTGCGCGACGCCTGGGGCCGCCTGCCCGTGGACCTGGCTGAGGAGCGGGGCCACCGCGACGTCGCCCGCTACCTGCGCGCGGCCGAGGGAGACTGA
- the CDKN2B gene encoding cyclin-dependent kinase 4 inhibitor B isoform X1 encodes MWAFPTPRRGGKWRPCGSSWKPVRIPTDSTASGGARSRDIYNSEKQTPSTGDLLQELNKVMMMGSARVAELLLLHGADPNCADPATLTRPVHDAAREGFLDTLAALHRAGARLDVRDAWGRLPVDLAEERGHRDVARYLRAAEGD; translated from the exons ATGTGGGCCTTTCCAACGCCGCGGCGCGGGGGCAAGTGGAGGCCGTGCGGCAGCTCCTGGAAGCCGGTGCGGATCCCAACAGACTCAACCGCTTCGGGAGGCGCCCGATCCAG AGACATATACAACAGTGAAAAGCAAACGCCTTCCACAGGGGATTTACTGCAAGAACTAAACAAA GTCATGATGATGGGCAGCGCCCGCGTGGCCGAGCTGCTGCTGCTCCACGGTGCGGACCCCAACTGCGCGGACCCCGCCACCCTCACCCGACCCGTGCACGACGCGGCCCGGGAGGGCTTCCTGGACACGCTGGCGGCGCTGCACCGAGCCGGGGCGCGGCTGGACGTGCGCGACGCCTGGGGCCGCCTGCCCGTGGACCTGGCTGAGGAGCGGGGCCACCGCGACGTCGCCCGCTACCTGCGCGCGGCCGAGGGAGACTGA